Genomic segment of bacterium:
AGGATTGTTCGTGGCTATCTCTATGACCAACGGCGGTGGTGCATGGGATAATGCTAAGAAATATATTGAAATGGGAAATCTGGGTGGAAAGGGAAGCGATGCTCACAAAGCAGCCGTCACAGGAGACACTGTTGGCGATCCGTTCAAAGACACAGCTGGGCCATCCTTACACGTGTTAGTAAAATTACTCGGAACTCTTTCTCTGGCCCTGGTTGCGTTGTTTATGTAAGAAAAACACCTTGTCTTTTAAAGATAAAGTTATTCACACATAAAATTCATAGTTATGTTAGAATAAAAAAATGGGAAATAAAAAACCACATTTGATTTTCATTTACGGATTTGTAGCCGTTGGAAAGCTTACTGTTGCCAAAGAACTTGCGAAATTAACTAAATATAAAATTTTACATAATCATATGATTGTTGATCTTTTCGGTGATCTTTTTGGCCATGAAAGGCCAGGAACTGTCGAGAAAGCTGAAATTAAAGAATGGTTTTATTTTGAATTAACAAAAAAATTAATAGGTACAGGAGATAATTTTATTTTTACTCATACGTATTCAGACTCATATGTTTCTAAAACTGGAATGACTGATTTAGATTTTGTAAAAAAAATTAAAGAAATAGTAACTGAATTAGGAGGTATTTTTTGTCCAGTGTATCTCTTTTGTTCCGAACAAGAAATGCTTAAAAGATTAAAAAATAAATCACGTAAGTCGCATAAAAAATTAAGATCCTTGAAAATTATGAAAGAATTAATGAAAAGAGAAAATTTTAAAACACCAGCACCACTTAGAAATAATTTTTTAATGGATACAACTGAAAATTCTCCTAAAAAAGTTG
This window contains:
- a CDS encoding AAA family ATPase gives rise to the protein MGNKKPHLIFIYGFVAVGKLTVAKELAKLTKYKILHNHMIVDLFGDLFGHERPGTVEKAEIKEWFYFELTKKLIGTGDNFIFTHTYSDSYVSKTGMTDLDFVKKIKEIVTELGGIFCPVYLFCSEQEMLKRLKNKSRKSHKKLRSLKIMKELMKRENFKTPAPLRNNFLMDTTENSPKKVAKMIKEHFKLD
- a CDS encoding sodium/proton-translocating pyrophosphatase yields the protein AKPDYASAVDMLTKAAIKEMVVPSLLPVLTPVVLFGVVYKVTGSVSSGFQAVGAMLVGTIVTGLFVAISMTNGGGAWDNAKKYIEMGNLGGKGSDAHKAAVTGDTVGDPFKDTAGPSLHVLVKLLGTLSLALVALFM